One Aquisediminimonas profunda genomic region harbors:
- a CDS encoding nucleoside triphosphate pyrophosphohydrolase family protein, with translation MKIDEYQRQAHKTAKSRDIEVFTLGLFGEAGSVASSIKKLKRENTAAKVVKDEIATELGDVLWYVAEIATHYDIQLSEIAEKNLEKSRYLFNGNDEQLDAKAPKDQRFPEKFSLTFEPSGAKVHIRVNGVPFGDELDDNAHNDDGYRFHDVFHFAYMTRLGWSPVARQQLGLKRKYNTDIDRIEDGARSVFLEEGISVFVFNQNTCTAEGVSAFSDRRNIPFSVLSAIKVMTKGLEVRNRDITAWRDAIAMGFQNFDKLMSNNGGRVSCDMVTKKMKFDAR, from the coding sequence ATGAAAATCGACGAATACCAGCGACAAGCTCATAAGACAGCAAAGTCGCGCGATATTGAAGTATTTACACTTGGACTATTCGGTGAAGCTGGAAGTGTCGCAAGCTCAATTAAGAAGCTTAAACGCGAGAATACCGCCGCGAAAGTCGTGAAGGACGAAATTGCAACTGAGCTAGGAGATGTTCTTTGGTATGTCGCAGAAATTGCCACGCATTACGATATCCAGCTCTCTGAAATTGCAGAGAAAAATTTAGAGAAGTCGAGATACCTTTTTAATGGGAATGATGAACAGCTAGATGCCAAGGCTCCTAAAGATCAGCGCTTTCCTGAAAAATTCAGCCTAACGTTTGAGCCTAGCGGCGCTAAAGTGCACATCCGGGTCAATGGCGTTCCATTTGGGGATGAGCTTGATGATAACGCCCACAATGACGACGGCTATCGTTTTCATGACGTGTTTCATTTTGCCTATATGACTAGATTGGGTTGGTCTCCTGTAGCGCGGCAGCAATTGGGCCTTAAGCGAAAATATAACACTGATATCGATCGCATTGAAGATGGCGCCAGATCGGTGTTTTTGGAGGAAGGCATTTCAGTTTTTGTGTTCAATCAGAATACCTGCACCGCCGAGGGAGTTTCGGCGTTTAGCGACCGCCGCAATATTCCATTCTCCGTCCTGTCCGCTATAAAAGTTATGACGAAAGGTCTCGAAGTGCGAAATCGTGACATTACAGCATGGCGCGATGCGATTGCGATGGGTTTTCAGAATTTCGACAAGCTGATGTCTAACAACGGGGGCCGTGTATCGTGTGATATGGTCACTAAAAAAATGAAATTTGATGCCAGATGA
- a CDS encoding GFA family protein encodes MTDTAITGTCHCGAIRITLPRTPDFVNQCNCTLCTRVAGLWCYFPPDTVQIEAEPGALAAYVRSDLDETWLSTHHCTRCGCTTHWSPLPERDLDRMGVNLRMFGEDVLARVAVHKVDGRS; translated from the coding sequence ATGACCGACACGGCGATCACCGGCACCTGCCATTGCGGCGCCATTCGCATCACCCTGCCCCGCACGCCGGACTTTGTGAACCAGTGCAACTGCACCCTGTGCACCAGGGTGGCCGGGCTCTGGTGCTATTTCCCGCCGGACACGGTGCAGATCGAGGCGGAACCCGGCGCGCTTGCGGCCTATGTCCGCTCTGATCTCGACGAAACCTGGCTCTCCACTCATCACTGCACCCGCTGCGGCTGCACGACGCATTGGTCGCCGCTGCCGGAGCGGGACCTTGACCGAATGGGCGTCAATTTGCGCATGTTCGGGGAGGATGTGCTGGCCCGAGTCGCGGTGCACAAGGTCGACGGGCGGAGCTGA
- a CDS encoding DUF3237 family protein, translated as MRGEKIYEYDVDMTGTIDFGVELAHILEGKASIPPQGARFDVGFDGRSTGRIAGRLSGTDFAYMRPDGCIELNIRGVIETDDGKRIALQAGGVGVLRSDAPILDLTETVRLLTAAPDYDWVNARQILAVGTADLATGKIHLEGFLQ; from the coding sequence ATGCGCGGCGAGAAAATCTACGAATATGATGTCGACATGACCGGCACGATCGATTTCGGCGTGGAACTCGCGCACATTCTGGAGGGCAAGGCGTCCATACCGCCACAGGGCGCGCGGTTTGACGTCGGTTTTGACGGACGTTCCACCGGGCGCATCGCGGGGCGGCTCAGCGGCACCGACTTTGCCTATATGCGACCAGATGGCTGTATCGAGCTCAATATTCGTGGCGTAATCGAGACGGATGACGGCAAACGGATTGCGCTGCAGGCTGGAGGCGTAGGGGTCTTGCGCAGCGATGCGCCGATCCTCGATCTGACGGAAACAGTCCGCTTGCTGACCGCCGCGCCAGATTATGACTGGGTCAATGCGCGGCAAATTCTTGCGGTCGGGACGGCAGATCTGGCGACTGGCAAGATCCACCTCGAAGGGTTCCTGCAGTAA
- a CDS encoding acyl-CoA dehydrogenase family protein: MNFQFSEEAEALRDEARKFLAAESGREKARAVMNGDATHDAALWSRIAELGWTGLRIPEAHGGLGLSVLELCVLAEEVGRALSPVPFTSSVLMATELLMASGHDSAQAAWLPKLADGSAIGTVAWMEGNATRPDGSPKLACSGDRLTGAKLPVADGLAADFAIVTARDEAGALVIALVDLSATGVSRSACETVDLVRKSAKIVFSDAACTVLARADEAERLRARHLQGTAVLLAFEGLGSADAAMEMAVDYAKERVAFGRRIGGYQAVKHRCADMYIKNQLARSHAYYGAWALLTGAPELALAAAGARVAAIDALQFAAEENVQLHGGIGFTWESDCQFFYRRGRLLALNLGSRTFWSDQLVRALEQRNTDLAA; encoded by the coding sequence ATGAACTTCCAGTTTTCGGAAGAAGCTGAGGCACTGCGCGATGAAGCGCGCAAGTTTCTTGCAGCGGAATCGGGTCGGGAAAAAGCCCGCGCCGTCATGAATGGCGATGCCACGCATGATGCAGCCCTGTGGTCCCGGATTGCAGAGCTTGGCTGGACGGGCCTGCGCATTCCCGAAGCGCATGGCGGGTTGGGGCTTTCGGTTCTCGAACTCTGCGTGCTCGCTGAAGAAGTCGGCCGCGCCCTTTCGCCCGTGCCGTTCACCTCCTCTGTGCTGATGGCTACCGAATTGCTCATGGCCAGCGGTCACGACTCTGCGCAGGCGGCCTGGCTGCCCAAACTGGCTGACGGATCTGCAATAGGCACTGTCGCCTGGATGGAAGGCAATGCGACGCGGCCCGACGGCTCGCCAAAGCTTGCCTGTTCCGGCGATCGGCTGACGGGTGCGAAACTGCCAGTGGCCGACGGGCTCGCCGCGGACTTTGCCATTGTCACGGCGCGTGACGAGGCGGGCGCTTTGGTCATTGCTCTTGTTGACCTGTCCGCAACGGGTGTTTCCCGTTCCGCCTGCGAGACTGTCGACCTGGTTCGCAAGTCGGCAAAAATCGTCTTTTCCGATGCTGCTTGTACGGTTCTGGCCCGCGCTGACGAAGCCGAGCGATTGCGCGCCCGGCACCTGCAGGGAACGGCCGTCCTGCTCGCCTTTGAAGGGCTGGGCAGTGCCGATGCTGCAATGGAAATGGCGGTGGACTATGCGAAGGAGCGCGTCGCTTTCGGCCGTCGCATTGGCGGCTATCAGGCCGTGAAGCATCGCTGCGCCGATATGTACATCAAGAACCAGCTGGCCCGCAGCCACGCCTATTACGGCGCATGGGCTTTGCTGACCGGCGCTCCGGAACTGGCACTTGCGGCTGCAGGCGCGCGCGTTGCGGCGATTGATGCCCTCCAGTTTGCTGCGGAAGAGAATGTCCAGCTGCACGGCGGCATCGGCTTTACCTGGGAGAGCGATTGCCAGTTCTTCTATCGACGAGGGCGGCTTCTTGCCCTCAATCTCGGATCGCGAACATTCTGGTCCGATCAGCTTGTTCGGGCGCTCGAACAGCGCAACACAGATCTCGCGGCTTAA
- a CDS encoding acyl-CoA dehydrogenase family protein — protein sequence MDFEDTAEEAAYRAKVREWLAANAAEYKTPYEGDVDLVVRGKAWQAKKYDAGYVGITWPKALGGQGGTPMQQIIFNQEESKYWVPAGIYAIGLGMCIPTVFTHGRPEIIQRYVPVAMKGEEIWCQLFSEPAAGSDLAGIRTKAERDGDGWVINGQKVWTSGAHRADYGIIVTRTDPTQPKHKGLTMFIINMRAPGVEVRPIKQMAGASEFNEVFFTDVRIADDHRLGDVGDGWRVSLTTLMNERLAVGGKPTNSPDAHSLIELARAIDAEEGNMLEQSHVRQKIADVYIQDRGISLTRMRTMSAISSGRTPGPESSISKVVVAKLMQDMGSFAGDMAESAGLLMGDDASSLPHLEALRQGYFWSAGLRIAGGTDEILRNIIAERVLGLPGDIRPDKTVPFNELHKVVS from the coding sequence ATGGATTTCGAAGATACCGCCGAAGAAGCCGCCTATCGCGCCAAAGTTCGCGAATGGCTTGCCGCCAATGCAGCCGAGTACAAGACTCCCTACGAAGGCGATGTTGATCTGGTTGTGCGGGGCAAGGCCTGGCAGGCAAAGAAATATGATGCGGGCTATGTCGGCATCACCTGGCCCAAGGCGCTTGGCGGTCAAGGCGGAACGCCGATGCAGCAGATCATCTTCAACCAGGAAGAGAGCAAATACTGGGTGCCGGCGGGCATCTATGCGATCGGCCTTGGCATGTGCATTCCGACGGTCTTCACCCACGGTCGTCCGGAAATCATCCAGCGCTATGTGCCTGTTGCGATGAAGGGCGAGGAAATCTGGTGCCAGCTCTTTTCAGAGCCTGCTGCCGGGTCAGACCTTGCCGGCATCCGGACCAAAGCAGAACGGGACGGCGATGGCTGGGTGATCAATGGCCAGAAAGTGTGGACCTCGGGTGCGCATCGCGCGGACTATGGCATCATCGTCACACGGACAGACCCGACCCAGCCCAAGCACAAGGGGCTGACGATGTTCATCATCAACATGCGCGCGCCTGGTGTGGAGGTGCGTCCGATCAAGCAAATGGCCGGAGCGAGTGAGTTCAACGAAGTCTTTTTCACGGATGTGCGCATTGCAGACGATCACCGGCTTGGCGATGTCGGCGACGGTTGGCGCGTCTCGCTGACCACGTTGATGAACGAGCGTCTGGCGGTTGGTGGCAAACCGACAAATTCGCCCGATGCGCATTCGCTTATCGAATTGGCGCGCGCGATTGATGCGGAAGAAGGCAATATGCTCGAACAGAGCCATGTCCGGCAAAAGATTGCGGACGTCTATATACAGGATCGCGGGATTTCGCTGACGCGGATGCGCACGATGTCGGCCATATCGTCTGGTCGGACCCCGGGACCTGAGTCCAGCATTTCGAAGGTGGTGGTGGCCAAACTCATGCAGGATATGGGGAGTTTTGCCGGTGATATGGCAGAAAGCGCAGGGCTGCTGATGGGCGACGATGCGTCTTCGCTTCCGCATCTCGAAGCGCTGAGACAGGGCTATTTCTGGTCAGCCGGGCTTCGTATCGCTGGCGGAACGGATGAAATCCTTCGCAACATCATAGCAGAACGCGTTCTGGGACTGCCCGGCGACATCCGCCCGGACAAGACCGTTCCCTTCAATGAATTGCACAAGGTTGTGAGCTAG
- a CDS encoding alkyl/aryl-sulfatase, translating to MSTTAMGQTPDLSTKPASAATIAAQAAERAALPRENGKDAGFAAQGFVATRADPIIRNKDGKPVWNLAAYDWMKGDAPATVNPSLWRHMSILRKNGLFKLADGMWQVRGFDVSNMTVIAGKTGWILIDPLTNRETSAAALELVNQQLGTRPIVAVIYTHSHADHFGGIRGIVSPEEIKTGKVTILAPEHFIKETASENVIAGPAMGRRATFQFGAALAPGPSGQMGSGIGSAVAAGEITLIAPTDTITKTGEQRTIDGVSMEFQMVPQTEAPAELNVMFPDRKTLVIGEIATCSLHNILTPRGAQVRDALAWAGYLTEAIRLYADRTDTVAASHCWPHFGKSEVRNYLTLQRDNYKYLHDQTVRLMNKGLTQAEIAEALVPPPALTNEWTNRGYYGTYSHNSKAIYQRYLGWYDANPANLNPHPPAERARLYVEAMGGAERVMAIAQAAMTKGDYRWSSDILNQLVFADPQNANARALLADSYEQQGYQSEAATWRNMFLSAAHDLREGPKPGSSTTSLDMISAIPTDLLLDSIATRLDPAVIGSAALALNFNFSDRNEKARVTVENAVMISEMGEAHAKPAVTLTGPRQFFLGLFFLKLPLAQLEAAGLKIEGDRTAIEALQAAIETPPNVFNIVTP from the coding sequence ATGTCCACGACGGCAATGGGACAAACCCCGGATCTTTCGACCAAGCCCGCAAGTGCTGCAACCATCGCTGCTCAGGCCGCTGAACGTGCAGCGCTCCCAAGGGAAAACGGCAAGGATGCAGGGTTTGCGGCACAAGGATTCGTCGCGACACGAGCGGATCCAATCATCCGTAACAAGGATGGAAAGCCAGTCTGGAATCTCGCCGCTTATGACTGGATGAAGGGCGACGCTCCCGCGACAGTCAATCCAAGCCTCTGGCGACACATGAGCATCCTGCGCAAGAATGGCTTGTTCAAACTTGCTGACGGCATGTGGCAAGTCCGGGGATTTGATGTCTCGAACATGACCGTAATTGCGGGAAAGACAGGCTGGATCCTGATCGATCCGCTGACCAACCGGGAAACGTCAGCAGCCGCACTTGAGCTCGTCAATCAGCAATTGGGCACAAGGCCGATTGTGGCCGTGATATATACCCACAGCCATGCCGACCATTTCGGCGGCATTCGGGGAATCGTGTCCCCTGAAGAAATCAAAACTGGCAAGGTCACGATTCTGGCGCCGGAGCATTTTATAAAGGAAACCGCATCGGAAAATGTGATCGCCGGGCCCGCAATGGGGCGGCGGGCGACATTCCAGTTTGGGGCCGCTCTTGCTCCCGGACCAAGCGGCCAGATGGGTTCGGGCATCGGTTCGGCGGTTGCTGCCGGCGAGATCACGCTCATCGCGCCGACGGATACAATCACCAAGACCGGTGAACAGCGGACGATCGACGGCGTTTCGATGGAATTCCAAATGGTTCCCCAGACGGAGGCGCCCGCGGAACTCAATGTGATGTTTCCGGACCGGAAAACTCTGGTGATTGGCGAAATCGCAACGTGTTCGCTTCACAACATTCTCACCCCGCGTGGTGCGCAGGTTCGAGATGCGCTGGCGTGGGCGGGCTATCTTACTGAAGCCATCCGGCTTTACGCGGACAGGACCGATACAGTGGCTGCAAGCCACTGCTGGCCGCACTTCGGAAAGAGTGAAGTGCGCAATTACCTGACGCTTCAGCGCGACAATTACAAATATCTCCATGACCAGACCGTCAGGCTTATGAACAAGGGTTTGACCCAAGCCGAGATTGCAGAGGCCCTTGTGCCTCCGCCCGCGCTGACCAACGAATGGACCAACCGTGGCTATTACGGCACTTACAGCCACAATTCGAAAGCCATATATCAGCGCTATCTCGGATGGTACGACGCCAATCCGGCCAACCTCAATCCGCATCCGCCTGCCGAAAGGGCAAGACTCTATGTCGAGGCAATGGGTGGGGCTGAGCGGGTAATGGCAATTGCGCAGGCAGCAATGACTAAAGGCGACTACCGCTGGTCATCGGATATTCTCAACCAACTCGTTTTCGCCGATCCGCAAAATGCGAATGCGCGAGCCTTGCTTGCAGATTCATATGAGCAGCAAGGGTATCAATCCGAAGCTGCAACATGGCGCAACATGTTCCTGTCTGCAGCGCATGATTTGCGCGAGGGGCCCAAACCGGGGTCGTCTACGACCAGCCTCGACATGATTTCTGCCATTCCAACTGACCTCTTGCTCGACTCCATTGCGACGAGGCTCGATCCCGCGGTTATTGGAAGCGCAGCACTGGCCCTCAATTTCAACTTTTCCGACCGCAACGAGAAGGCCAGAGTGACGGTCGAAAATGCCGTCATGATCAGCGAAATGGGCGAAGCGCATGCAAAACCCGCAGTCACCCTTACTGGGCCCCGCCAATTCTTCCTTGGTCTGTTCTTCCTCAAGTTGCCCCTTGCACAGCTTGAAGCAGCCGGCCTGAAGATCGAGGGGGATAGAACTGCGATTGAAGCACTTCAGGCGGCGATCGAAACGCCGCCCAATGTGTTCAATATCGTGACGCCCTAG
- a CDS encoding peroxiredoxin — MLNRLVPNVTFKTRVRDNSLGGPNPFRWQDLTSREIFAGRRVVVFALPGAFTPTCTSEQCPAYEANYDALKKAGADEVYCLSVNDAFVMFQWGKMLGLEKVKLLPDGSGNFTRRMGMLINKDHLGFGHRSWRYSMVVEDGNIVALFEEPGINDDGSDEDPYGESAPDKVLEWLVANVAPAKVAA, encoded by the coding sequence ATGTTGAACCGACTTGTACCCAATGTGACGTTCAAGACCCGTGTGCGCGATAACAGCTTGGGCGGACCCAATCCGTTTCGCTGGCAGGATCTCACCAGCAGAGAGATATTTGCCGGTCGGCGGGTTGTGGTTTTTGCCTTGCCTGGAGCTTTCACGCCTACGTGCACAAGCGAACAGTGCCCCGCCTATGAAGCGAATTACGACGCGCTGAAGAAGGCAGGTGCTGACGAGGTCTACTGCCTGTCAGTGAATGATGCATTTGTCATGTTTCAGTGGGGCAAGATGTTAGGCCTTGAGAAGGTAAAGCTTCTGCCTGATGGATCAGGTAATTTTACCCGCCGTATGGGAATGCTCATCAACAAGGATCACCTTGGCTTCGGTCATCGTTCCTGGCGCTATTCTATGGTTGTAGAAGATGGAAACATCGTCGCATTGTTCGAAGAACCGGGCATCAATGACGATGGATCGGACGAGGATCCGTACGGTGAAAGTGCGCCCGACAAAGTGTTGGAATGGCTCGTGGCAAATGTCGCTCCTGCGAAGGTAGCAGCCTGA
- the argC gene encoding N-acetyl-gamma-glutamyl-phosphate reductase: MTSIFIDGGHGTTGLEIRQRLAGRKDIDLLELDETVRKEPESRREALNDADIVVLCLPDEAAREAVGLINNSRTRIIDASTAFRTAPDWTFGFHEIDDLGIESLRSAKRVSNPGCYSTGFLALVKPLVNAGLIPADWPLTVNAVSGYSGGGKAMIAEFESGGPPTAWRTYALGLAHKHVPEMQRHAGLVHAPLFAPSVAQTYRGMIVDVPLQAALIPGRPTPEAIRTVLSEHYTGSPIVSVVSDFTEADLTIEQAANTDRLELFVFANSSGSQVRLVAALDNLGKGAAGAAVQTLNIMSDLAETAGLRL, translated from the coding sequence ATGACCAGTATCTTTATCGATGGCGGACATGGCACGACCGGTCTTGAAATCCGTCAGCGTCTGGCGGGTAGAAAGGACATTGATCTGCTCGAACTGGACGAGACCGTTAGGAAGGAACCAGAGAGCCGCCGAGAAGCCCTCAACGATGCAGATATAGTGGTCCTGTGCCTTCCCGATGAAGCGGCGCGCGAAGCGGTCGGCCTGATCAACAATAGCCGCACCCGGATCATCGATGCTTCGACGGCATTTCGCACAGCTCCGGATTGGACATTTGGATTTCATGAGATCGATGATCTTGGCATCGAATCTCTCAGGTCCGCCAAACGGGTTTCTAACCCGGGCTGCTACTCTACAGGCTTCCTCGCGTTGGTGAAGCCGCTGGTGAACGCCGGTCTGATTCCCGCGGACTGGCCATTAACAGTGAATGCCGTGTCTGGGTATTCCGGAGGCGGAAAGGCCATGATCGCGGAGTTCGAAAGCGGCGGGCCGCCGACCGCATGGCGGACCTATGCGCTTGGACTTGCGCACAAGCACGTACCAGAAATGCAGCGTCATGCGGGATTGGTACATGCACCCCTTTTTGCGCCATCAGTCGCACAAACCTATCGCGGTATGATTGTCGATGTGCCACTTCAGGCCGCTCTAATTCCTGGCCGACCGACCCCGGAAGCCATCCGGACGGTCCTCTCTGAGCACTATACCGGCAGCCCGATCGTGTCGGTCGTTTCGGACTTTACCGAGGCCGATCTGACGATTGAACAAGCTGCCAATACCGATCGGCTGGAATTGTTTGTCTTTGCCAATTCTTCGGGATCTCAGGTCAGACTGGTTGCCGCTCTCGACAACCTCGGCAAAGGCGCGGCTGGCGCGGCTGTCCAAACGCTCAACATCATGTCGGATTTGGCGGAGACCGCAGGCCTCCGCCTTTAG
- a CDS encoding NlpC/P60 family protein, whose product MRGDLADVALAGKHFSPHYARAVEHFCSTLHVPIFDRPEGRQVSELLAGESFMLLDVSGGWGWGYCKHDHYVGYIRADALTADMQPIAEPLPPDLLAAARHFLDMPYVWGGRGGAGIDCSGLVQRSLAAIGIAAPRDSDMQMAALGVALADDVPLRACDLVFFPGHVGMMVDPANLIHATMHFGRTLIEPLADVIGRSDEDHDSGVLVRRRIDS is encoded by the coding sequence ATGCGCGGCGACCTTGCTGACGTTGCGCTCGCAGGGAAGCATTTTTCGCCACATTATGCGCGCGCAGTCGAGCATTTTTGCTCTACTCTTCATGTGCCAATATTTGATCGGCCAGAGGGGCGCCAGGTTTCAGAGTTGCTCGCGGGTGAGTCCTTCATGCTTCTCGATGTCTCAGGCGGCTGGGGCTGGGGTTATTGCAAGCATGATCATTATGTTGGCTATATCCGGGCTGACGCCTTGACCGCTGACATGCAGCCTATTGCGGAGCCTCTCCCGCCAGATCTCTTGGCCGCGGCAAGGCATTTTCTGGACATGCCCTATGTGTGGGGCGGGCGCGGTGGAGCCGGGATAGACTGCTCCGGCCTAGTCCAGCGCAGCCTGGCAGCAATCGGGATCGCGGCGCCGCGAGACAGCGACATGCAGATGGCGGCACTGGGCGTCGCGCTTGCCGATGATGTCCCCTTAAGAGCTTGCGATCTTGTTTTCTTTCCCGGCCATGTGGGAATGATGGTCGATCCAGCAAATCTGATCCACGCAACGATGCATTTCGGGCGTACATTGATTGAGCCGCTTGCGGACGTGATTGGCCGGAGCGACGAAGATCATGATTCTGGTGTCTTGGTTCGTCGGCGTATTGACTCATGA
- a CDS encoding leucyl aminopeptidase family protein, which produces MTDFAALLQPDQGQSAKTISIVRKADFTEWLSAQPERTRTAALASRFEGNPGDMLIAPGDTTAEWSVILGDSEDRSIWTLASAATRLPEGHYRLANESPGELALGWLLAHYRFGRYLSKPDPSPSRVLLTSDLASISEHVRVAQATSLVRDLVNVPAADMGPADLQHEAEAIAKQFGAAVLLTKGHDLEVGYPMVHAVGQAAEKRNAPRLIEIEWGNPAHPRVAIIGKGVTFDSGGLDIKPASGMRIMKKDMGGAAHALALARLIMDARLPVRLHMIVPAAENAIAGNAFRPGDILKSRNGMTVEIDNTDAEGRLILADALTKAGEGEPELIIDFATLTGAARVALGPDLPALFCNDEALADELNNAALVEHDPVWRLPLWSGYDDMLKSDIADIVNSSEGGMAGAITAALFLRKFVPAGTPWAHFDTWAWRASPKPGRPKGGEALGLRAAWAVLKARYPAI; this is translated from the coding sequence ATGACAGACTTTGCAGCCCTGCTTCAGCCAGACCAAGGCCAATCCGCCAAAACAATCTCAATTGTAAGAAAGGCCGACTTCACGGAATGGCTCTCGGCCCAGCCAGAAAGGACCCGCACAGCAGCCCTGGCCTCTCGATTTGAGGGGAACCCCGGAGACATGCTGATTGCCCCGGGTGACACAACGGCTGAATGGTCCGTAATTTTGGGTGATTCAGAGGATCGGAGCATCTGGACGCTGGCAAGCGCTGCGACGCGTTTGCCTGAAGGTCATTATCGGCTTGCGAATGAAAGCCCAGGGGAATTGGCCCTTGGCTGGCTCTTGGCTCACTACCGTTTCGGGCGTTACCTCTCGAAGCCAGATCCATCTCCGTCCCGCGTTCTGTTGACAAGCGACCTCGCGTCAATTTCCGAGCATGTGCGTGTTGCCCAGGCGACCAGCCTTGTGCGAGATCTCGTCAATGTTCCTGCGGCCGACATGGGGCCCGCTGACTTGCAGCATGAAGCCGAAGCAATCGCCAAACAATTTGGTGCGGCTGTCCTGTTGACCAAAGGTCACGATCTCGAAGTCGGCTATCCGATGGTTCACGCAGTCGGGCAGGCAGCAGAGAAGCGCAACGCGCCGCGCCTCATCGAAATTGAATGGGGCAATCCGGCTCACCCACGCGTTGCCATTATCGGCAAGGGCGTCACATTCGACTCAGGCGGTCTCGACATAAAGCCTGCCAGCGGCATGCGGATCATGAAAAAGGACATGGGCGGCGCAGCGCACGCCTTGGCACTCGCCCGCCTGATCATGGATGCTCGCCTTCCTGTGCGCTTGCACATGATCGTGCCTGCAGCGGAAAACGCCATCGCGGGCAATGCATTTCGGCCAGGCGATATTCTGAAGTCTCGGAACGGCATGACTGTCGAGATCGACAACACTGACGCTGAGGGGCGGCTCATTCTGGCCGACGCATTAACGAAGGCCGGAGAAGGCGAACCGGAACTCATCATTGATTTTGCAACCCTTACAGGAGCCGCTCGTGTAGCTCTCGGCCCTGACTTGCCAGCACTATTCTGCAACGACGAGGCGTTGGCTGATGAATTGAACAATGCAGCCCTCGTCGAGCATGATCCCGTATGGCGATTGCCGCTTTGGTCGGGTTATGACGATATGCTCAAGTCGGATATCGCGGATATCGTCAATTCCTCCGAAGGCGGAATGGCTGGCGCAATAACGGCTGCACTATTCCTGCGAAAGTTTGTTCCAGCCGGCACTCCGTGGGCTCATTTCGATACCTGGGCGTGGCGCGCAAGCCCCAAGCCTGGTCGGCCAAAGGGAGGCGAAGCTCTTGGCCTTCGTGCGGCTTGGGCTGTTTTGAAGGCGAGATATCCAGCTATCTGA
- a CDS encoding DUF47 family protein: MALDKATQVAALPYRTNAQGQVEVMLITSRETRRWVVPKGNRIKGLKPHEAAAEEAFEEAGLTGIGCPTALGSFEYDKRLSRGGLRPTTVQVFPLAVIRQAEVWPELGERECRWFGIPEAAAAVDEPELKAMISEFRMPTPSVVQNNAWLLNGREHNGEGLAIVRWFQALMPKKGRFFEQFEAHAATLVAGADSLGKLLQGGGDIATYCAEIEAHEHEADEIIREVLRDVHRTFITPFDRTAITDLIGSMDDAIDQMNATAKTITLYGVDKFDPHMRDMGGIIVEAARLTEEAVPLLREISRNGPRLITLTGRLVQIEGHADEIHEAGLKLLFAEKGKTDPMAFIIGREIYGNLEKVVDKFEDVANEIQGLVLDHA; the protein is encoded by the coding sequence ATGGCACTCGACAAGGCGACACAAGTAGCAGCACTCCCCTATCGCACAAACGCGCAGGGGCAGGTCGAAGTGATGTTGATCACTTCGCGCGAGACCAGGCGCTGGGTCGTGCCGAAAGGCAACCGTATAAAAGGGCTAAAGCCTCACGAAGCTGCGGCTGAAGAAGCTTTTGAAGAAGCAGGGCTGACAGGCATCGGCTGCCCGACTGCCCTAGGTTCGTTTGAGTACGACAAGAGACTTTCACGGGGAGGCTTGCGGCCAACGACCGTACAAGTGTTTCCACTGGCCGTCATTCGGCAAGCCGAGGTTTGGCCGGAGCTTGGTGAACGCGAATGTCGCTGGTTCGGTATTCCGGAGGCCGCCGCTGCCGTCGATGAGCCCGAACTGAAAGCCATGATATCCGAATTTCGGATGCCGACACCTTCTGTTGTGCAAAACAACGCGTGGCTGCTAAACGGTCGAGAACATAACGGGGAAGGGTTGGCGATCGTGCGCTGGTTTCAAGCGTTGATGCCCAAAAAGGGGCGGTTTTTCGAACAATTTGAGGCTCATGCAGCGACCTTGGTTGCCGGTGCGGATTCACTGGGCAAGCTGCTCCAAGGCGGAGGCGACATTGCCACTTATTGCGCGGAAATTGAAGCGCATGAGCACGAGGCCGACGAAATCATTCGAGAAGTGCTCCGGGATGTGCACCGTACTTTTATTACCCCATTTGACCGAACCGCGATCACCGACCTCATCGGTTCGATGGACGATGCGATTGACCAGATGAATGCGACAGCGAAGACGATAACGCTTTATGGTGTCGACAAGTTTGACCCGCACATGCGGGATATGGGCGGTATCATTGTTGAAGCTGCGCGCCTGACCGAAGAAGCGGTTCCGCTGCTGCGTGAAATCAGTCGCAACGGCCCCCGACTTATCACGCTTACCGGTCGCCTTGTTCAGATTGAAGGGCACGCGGATGAAATTCACGAAGCTGGCCTCAAGCTTCTCTTTGCCGAAAAAGGCAAGACCGACCCGATGGCATTTATCATTGGGCGAGAAATTTACGGGAATCTGGAAAAGGTCGTCGACAAGTTCGAGGATGTCGCGAACGAGATTCAAGGTCTCGTGCTTGATCACGCCTGA